Proteins co-encoded in one Streptococcus ruminicola genomic window:
- a CDS encoding MATE family efflux transporter has translation MSYSKEVNRYVFPLIATNIAQLLINQLSLHFAVNDSSVALSGISVIQNFLFAFGGILGAFSLSFNIKGARAFAENDDQRFKDLLKSSLLLDIIIGVSFLLICLVFGKSFLRLFYGFSGDLLRLSSLYLVIMSPYILLTLLTFLLTNVLKVEKKTKPIFWIGLVSSLLDVVMNYYLVPILGVKGAAISAITSLLLVVLAYFSLVSGVIFEALKSQSTCKKELILFGIPLTIQEILESVLFIMAFDALMGRQGLKILSIYAVISQLFSMVRLPAYMYAGAVSVFLPQANQKHESKQFMRVIYRNSYLLSAVFAVLVTLCANVFAELLSSQINTNIIALTAFTMLVMAATPLYESSKMLLQSSHAEKWVVSMTTVVNLLSIAVLLIIQILGLQSYQSLYFIYGLSLVILSILFIKKANSIT, from the coding sequence ATGTCTTATTCAAAAGAAGTTAATCGCTATGTTTTTCCGTTGATTGCGACCAATATTGCACAGCTTTTGATTAATCAATTGTCACTGCATTTTGCGGTTAATGATTCCAGTGTTGCCCTTTCTGGCATCTCGGTGATTCAAAATTTTTTATTTGCCTTTGGTGGGATTTTAGGAGCGTTCAGTCTATCGTTTAATATCAAAGGAGCGCGTGCTTTTGCAGAAAATGATGACCAGCGATTTAAAGATTTGCTCAAATCCTCTTTGCTACTTGATATCATAATAGGTGTTAGTTTTTTACTGATTTGTTTAGTTTTTGGAAAATCCTTTTTGCGTCTTTTTTATGGTTTTTCTGGTGACTTGCTTAGGCTATCAAGTCTTTATCTTGTCATCATGTCACCATATATTCTCTTGACCTTGCTAACCTTTTTATTGACGAATGTCTTGAAAGTTGAAAAGAAAACCAAGCCGATTTTTTGGATTGGGCTTGTTAGCTCGCTTCTTGATGTGGTAATGAATTATTATCTAGTTCCGATTTTAGGGGTGAAGGGTGCAGCGATTTCTGCTATAACGTCATTGCTTTTAGTGGTTTTAGCTTATTTTAGCTTGGTTTCTGGTGTGATTTTTGAAGCTTTGAAATCTCAGTCAACTTGTAAAAAAGAGTTAATTCTTTTTGGGATTCCTTTAACCATTCAAGAAATTTTAGAAAGTGTCCTTTTTATCATGGCTTTTGATGCTTTGATGGGACGTCAAGGTCTAAAAATACTTTCTATTTATGCAGTCATTAGCCAGTTATTTTCTATGGTACGTTTGCCGGCTTATATGTACGCAGGTGCGGTTTCTGTTTTCTTGCCGCAGGCTAATCAAAAACACGAAAGCAAGCAATTTATGCGTGTGATTTATCGAAATAGCTATCTGTTAAGTGCAGTTTTTGCAGTTCTTGTGACGCTTTGTGCTAATGTCTTTGCTGAATTATTATCAAGTCAAATCAATACAAATATCATTGCGCTTACGGCATTTACTATGCTAGTCATGGCAGCCACCCCACTTTACGAAAGTTCAAAAATGCTTTTGCAAAGTAGCCATGCTGAAAAATGGGTGGTCAGTATGACGACTGTGGTCAATCTGCTAAGCATCGCTGTTTTACTAATCATTCAAATTCTGGGTCTTCAAAGCTACCAATCGCTTTATTTTATTTACGGCTTAAGCCTAGTTATTCTAAGTATTTTGTTCATCAAAAAAGCAAATTCAATAACTTAA